The Anabas testudineus chromosome 11, fAnaTes1.2, whole genome shotgun sequence genome has a segment encoding these proteins:
- the dync1li1 gene encoding cytoplasmic dynein 1 light intermediate chain 1, with the protein MATSGRTASLSSTSTGPKSTLESSNPDEDDGQDLWSTILSEVSTHSRSKLPSGKNVLVMGEVGSGKTTLVAKLQGVEEYMKGRGLEYLYFSVHDDDIDDHTRCNAWVLDGDLYHKGLQGVAVPVDSIGNSLLLITVDMARPWNALDSLQKWAAVAREHIDKLRVPPETLRELEHKLVKQFQEYTEPGSGEDGTPQRRSEEEESVLLPLGDNTLTDNLGIPVVVVCTKCDAISTLEKEHDYRDEHLDFIQSHIRRFCLQYGASLVYTSVKEMKNLDILYKYLVHRLYGFPFHCPAQVVERDAVFIPSGWDNEKKIAILHENFQTIKAEDSFEDVIVKPPVRKIVHEKEIQAEDDQVFLVKLQTLLSKQPAATAGRPVDTTSRAPTGSPRTSNRSAAANVANAMPQSGQTSEGVLANFFNSLLTKKAGTGGPGTPGGGNNTPGTVRKSGSKLGLSDVQAELDRISSRETDSDLPNANETPATDGQDT; encoded by the exons ATGGCGACTTCAGGGAGGACTGCATCATTATCCTCCACCTCAACGGGACCCAAGAGCACTCTGGAGAGCTCCAACCCAGACGAGGACGATGGACAGGATTTATG GTCCACCATCCTGAGTGAAGTGTCAACCCATTCAAGATCGAAGCTACCGTCTGGGAAAAATGTCCTGGTCATGG GAGAGGTTGGCTCGGGGAAGACCACCTTGGTTGCAAAACTACAGGGCGTGGAAGAGTATATGAAAGGGCGTGGCCTGGAATACCTTTACTTCAGTGTCCATGACGACGATATTGATG ATCACACAAGGTGTAATGCTTGGGTGTTGGATGGAGACCTTTACCACAAAGGTCTGCAGGGAGTTGCTGTACCAGTGGACTCGATTGGCAACTCGTTGCTCCTGATAACAGTTGACATGGCACGGCCGTGGAATGCCTTGGACTCCCTCCAGAAGTGGGCCGCCGTCGCTAGGGAACACATCGACAAACTCCGCGTCCCTCCCGAAACGCTACGGGAGCTGGAGCACAAAC TTGTAAAACAGTTCCAGGAGTACACAGAGCCAGGCAGTGGTGAGGACGGCACCCCACAGAGGAggagtgaagaggaggagagtgtgCTGCTGCCATTAGGAGACAACACGCTCACAGACAACCTGGGCATACCAGTGGTGGTGGTCTGCACCAAG TGTGACGCCATCAGCACATTGGAGAAGGAGCACGACTACAGAGACGAGCACCTGGACTTCATCCAGTCCCACATCAGACGTTTCTGTCTGCAGT ACGGGGCGTCTCTGGTTTACACGTCAgtgaaggaaatgaaaaacCTGGACATTCTTTACAAATATCTGGTCCACAGACTCTATGGTTTTCCCTTCCACTGCCCCGCACAAGTGGTGGAAAGAGATGCTGTCTTCat TCCATCAGGTTGGGACAATGAGAAAAAGATTGCCATACTACATGAGAACTTCCAGACAATAAAAGCAGAGGACAGCTTTGAGGATGTAATAGTCAAACCACCAGTTAGAAAG ATTGTACATGAAAAGGAGATTCAGGCAGAAGATGACCAAGTGTTTCTGGTAAAACTGCAGACGCTGCTTTCCAAACAGCCTGCTGCGACAGCAGGACGACCAGTG GACACCACTAGCAGAGCACCCACTGGCTCCCCCAGGACAAGTAATCGCTCTGCAGCGGCCAACGTAGCAAACGCCATGCCACAGTCGG gtcAGACCAGCGAGGGTGTATTGGCCAACTTTTTCAACAGTCTACTGACAAAGAAGGCAGGAACAGGGGGACCCGGGACACCAGGTGGTGGTAACAACACACCAGGAACCGTACGCAAGTCAG GTTCTAAACTGGGTCTGAGCGATGTACAGGCAGAGTTGGACCGCATATCCAGTCGGGAGACTGACTCTGACTTGCCCAATGCCAATGAGACACCTGCTACTGACGGCCAGGACACATGA